In candidate division WOR-3 bacterium, one genomic interval encodes:
- a CDS encoding YitT family protein: MLSRTKILFETKNLILTVIGSIIYALAYVLFLIPHQIVPGGISGVSLVINYFFHTPIGLVIVILNIPIFLAGAKVIGQLFMIKSVVGVLLSSFFIDFFTYFLPLSSATNNKILACLYGGVTLGIGLGLIFRGGASTGGTDIIGQVITRYSNFSTGNSILAVDFCIISLSGIAFRNFELALYGYLTLFFSTKIIDLVLEGMSYTRAAFIVSDKTDEIAQAILTQIRRGVTKLHGVGAYSNTPRDVLYVVLAKRQVAELVNLTKSIDPNAFVVITDVYEVLGKGFESRTTKLHI; this comes from the coding sequence ATGCTTAGTCGCACAAAAATTCTTTTTGAAACTAAAAATCTAATTCTTACAGTTATTGGTAGTATTATTTACGCCTTGGCTTATGTTTTATTCTTAATTCCTCATCAAATTGTCCCCGGAGGTATCTCGGGAGTTTCTTTGGTTATTAATTATTTCTTTCATACGCCGATCGGCCTCGTTATTGTGATTCTTAATATCCCAATTTTTCTTGCCGGGGCCAAAGTTATCGGACAGTTATTTATGATCAAGTCAGTTGTTGGAGTATTACTCTCAAGCTTCTTCATCGATTTTTTTACGTACTTCCTACCCCTATCCTCCGCTACTAATAATAAAATTCTGGCTTGTCTGTATGGTGGAGTGACCCTGGGAATTGGGTTAGGATTAATCTTCCGAGGTGGTGCTTCGACTGGTGGCACGGATATTATCGGTCAGGTGATCACGCGTTATTCCAATTTTTCCACTGGCAATTCAATTTTAGCCGTTGATTTTTGTATCATATCTCTTTCGGGAATTGCTTTTCGCAATTTTGAGCTAGCGCTTTATGGTTATCTGACGCTATTTTTCTCAACAAAAATTATTGATCTAGTCTTAGAAGGCATGAGTTATACCCGAGCGGCATTTATTGTCTCAGACAAAACTGACGAAATCGCTCAAGCTATTCTTACGCAAATCCGTCGAGGCGTCACCAAGCTGCACGGAGTTGGTGCTTATTCTAATACCCCACGGGATGTGCTTTATGTTGTCTTAGCGAAACGGCAAGTTGCTGAGCTAGTAAATCTTACCAAAAGTATTGACCCAAATGCTTTTGTGGTTATTACTGATGTCTACGAGGTATTAGGAAAAGGTTTTGAATCACGCACAACAAAACTTCACATTTAG
- a CDS encoding alanine--glyoxylate aminotransferase family protein: MKKPKPYLLLTPGPTAVSGPVLKEMAKPLVYHREESFEKLYEEVVAELRKLFVTKNRVFVFTASGTGAMEAAVTNFVGRGERVLVVSCGKFGERWREILIRYGIQVRSLFVPYGQAVKPEELERQLKSDDALRVVYTTLTETSTGVMQDIKAFGEICHRLNRRLVVDCIAGLGADPFFMDDWHIDVAVGATQKALGLPPGLSFMAVSEFAWERVHNIRTPRYYFDLRIAENFAAKNQTPWTPAISLFYALLLALRKINKKGIEAAWRYYQNLAQFVRKSVTESGLELFAESPSNALTVIKMPEKLPSHKLINHIKKHYQILLANGQQELRDKIVRIGHMGNVTKNDLALALRAIRLSYRKLASK; this comes from the coding sequence ATGAAAAAACCTAAACCTTATTTACTTTTAACGCCGGGCCCAACAGCAGTGTCTGGTCCGGTCCTTAAAGAAATGGCAAAACCATTAGTTTACCATCGAGAAGAATCCTTTGAAAAACTGTATGAAGAAGTAGTTGCGGAACTTCGAAAACTCTTTGTTACCAAAAACCGAGTATTTGTCTTTACGGCCTCAGGAACTGGTGCCATGGAAGCGGCAGTAACAAATTTTGTAGGTCGTGGTGAACGAGTCTTGGTTGTTAGTTGCGGAAAATTTGGTGAACGGTGGCGGGAAATCCTGATTCGGTATGGAATTCAAGTCCGTAGTCTATTTGTGCCTTATGGCCAGGCCGTAAAACCGGAAGAACTGGAACGCCAACTTAAAAGCGATGATGCCTTACGTGTCGTCTACACAACTTTAACAGAAACCTCCACGGGTGTTATGCAAGATATCAAAGCATTCGGCGAAATTTGCCATCGTCTAAATCGGCGATTGGTAGTAGACTGTATTGCCGGTCTGGGAGCTGATCCATTTTTTATGGATGATTGGCATATTGACGTTGCGGTCGGGGCTACCCAAAAAGCCTTAGGTCTTCCGCCTGGCCTTTCGTTTATGGCCGTCTCGGAATTCGCCTGGGAACGCGTGCATAATATCCGCACACCACGGTATTATTTTGATTTAAGAATCGCCGAGAATTTTGCTGCCAAGAACCAAACACCTTGGACGCCAGCGATTTCTCTGTTTTACGCATTACTTTTGGCCTTACGCAAAATCAATAAAAAAGGTATTGAAGCCGCTTGGCGTTATTACCAAAATCTTGCCCAGTTTGTTCGAAAATCAGTTACAGAATCAGGACTAGAGCTATTTGCCGAGTCCCCATCTAATGCCCTCACGGTAATTAAAATGCCGGAAAAACTTCCTAGCCATAAATTAATCAATCATATCAAAAAACATTATCAGATCCTTTTGGCCAATGGCCAACAAGAACTGAGAGATAAAATTGTTCGAATTGGCCATATGGGTAATGTGACAAAAAATGATCTAGCTTTAGCACTACGAGCCATAAGGCTTAGTTATCGTAAATTGGCTAGCAAGTAA
- the thiC gene encoding phosphomethylpyrimidine synthase ThiC, which yields MTNEKILKKIAQKEGISLTELKKEFDLGHIVIPYNKKRPKKIEPLAIGKGLRTKINCNIGTSPAEADLQKELKKLEVAIKYGTDTVMDLSVGGDIREIRKAIIEASTVPVGTVPIYEAQVWAREHKKSFVELTPKEIFQVIEEHLKDGVDFITVHCGITKDILQRTRLDKRLTRVVSRGGSMMIEWMSYNKKENPLYEYYDELLALAKEYNVTLSLGDGLRPGSIHDASDEPQILELLTIGELVAKARSSGVQVMVEGPGHIPINQIEANVRLEKLVCDHAPFYVLGPLVTDIACGYDHITAAIGGALASYYGADFLCYVTPSEHLGLPTAEDVRLGVIAAKIAAHAGDIARGHKEAQHWDNEISKARAELDWQKMIKLAIDPERAREIFNLRPAQQNGTCTMCGEFCAIKKSKQILK from the coding sequence ATGACCAACGAGAAAATACTTAAAAAAATTGCCCAAAAAGAAGGTATCAGCTTAACGGAATTAAAAAAAGAATTTGATTTGGGTCATATCGTAATCCCTTACAATAAAAAGCGGCCGAAAAAAATCGAGCCGCTGGCGATCGGTAAGGGTCTGCGTACTAAAATTAATTGTAATATCGGTACTTCTCCAGCTGAGGCTGATTTACAAAAAGAGCTAAAAAAATTAGAAGTAGCCATTAAGTATGGCACCGATACTGTAATGGATCTATCAGTCGGAGGTGATATTAGAGAAATTAGAAAAGCAATCATTGAGGCTTCTACAGTTCCCGTAGGCACGGTGCCAATCTATGAGGCACAAGTATGGGCCCGAGAGCACAAAAAGAGTTTTGTCGAGCTTACCCCCAAAGAAATTTTCCAGGTGATTGAAGAGCACCTAAAAGATGGTGTTGATTTTATTACAGTCCATTGTGGCATTACCAAAGATATTTTGCAGCGCACCAGGTTAGATAAAAGACTTACGCGAGTAGTCTCGCGCGGTGGTTCGATGATGATTGAATGGATGAGTTATAACAAGAAAGAAAATCCACTCTATGAATATTATGACGAACTTTTAGCCTTAGCCAAAGAGTATAATGTGACATTAAGCCTTGGTGATGGCCTTCGCCCAGGCTCAATCCATGATGCCTCAGACGAACCCCAGATCTTAGAACTATTAACCATTGGGGAGCTAGTAGCCAAAGCCCGCAGTTCTGGGGTGCAAGTTATGGTCGAAGGACCAGGACATATCCCGATAAATCAGATTGAAGCTAATGTTCGACTAGAAAAGTTAGTTTGTGACCATGCACCTTTTTATGTTTTAGGGCCATTAGTAACTGATATCGCCTGTGGGTATGACCACATCACAGCAGCAATTGGTGGGGCTTTAGCCAGTTATTATGGCGCTGATTTTCTCTGCTATGTCACACCGTCCGAGCATTTAGGGCTACCGACCGCTGAAGATGTCCGACTGGGAGTGATCGCAGCAAAAATTGCAGCCCATGCCGGTGATATCGCCCGGGGTCACAAAGAGGCACAACACTGGGATAACGAAATCTCCAAAGCCCGAGCTGAATTAGATTGGCAAAAGATGATTAAATTGGCAATTGATCCGGAGCGGGCTCGAGAGATTTTTAATCTACGGCCAGCACAACAAAATGGCACCTGCACAATGTGCGGCGAGTTCTGTGCCATCAAAAAAAGTAAGCAGATCTTAAAATAG
- the ricT gene encoding regulatory iron-sulfur-containing complex subunit RicT, whose protein sequence is MTQRRQIHPDSCQTKAAKAALYEVKINPFRREYFVMSSAKTFEWSLNTQLVILCGKELLLGTLTKQKFFYDENYTETITQHYTRYLPHLHYEPGFNRTDHAPDFCQIIRIATEEDLALRANLEKEMPRLKTFFEDLLREFKLPAKIVCLDISLNRYKIYVYFTSPQKINYQLLHEQASETLKTRVEIKQVGTRDHARAVGGIGICGRLLCCESFLKNIPPVTLAKIREANIVFEPEKLSGVCSKLRCCLLYEIPKTEENKQ, encoded by the coding sequence ATGACGCAAAGACGCCAAATTCATCCTGATAGCTGCCAAACAAAAGCGGCTAAGGCTGCTTTGTATGAGGTAAAGATAAATCCGTTTCGCCGGGAGTATTTTGTAATGAGTTCGGCAAAAACATTTGAGTGGTCCTTGAACACCCAACTGGTTATCCTTTGTGGTAAAGAGTTGCTTCTAGGCACTCTAACTAAGCAAAAGTTTTTTTATGACGAGAACTATACGGAAACTATTACGCAACATTATACCCGGTATCTCCCCCATCTGCATTATGAACCAGGATTCAATCGAACCGATCACGCTCCTGATTTCTGCCAAATCATTCGAATCGCCACTGAGGAGGATCTCGCCTTACGAGCAAATTTAGAAAAAGAGATGCCCCGACTTAAAACATTTTTTGAGGATCTGCTGCGGGAGTTTAAGCTGCCGGCCAAAATTGTCTGTCTAGATATTTCGCTCAATCGTTATAAAATCTATGTGTATTTCACCTCACCGCAGAAGATTAACTATCAGCTACTTCATGAACAAGCTTCTGAAACTCTAAAGACGCGGGTTGAGATTAAACAGGTCGGTACCCGGGACCATGCCCGGGCCGTGGGGGGGATCGGGATCTGTGGCCGGCTGTTATGTTGCGAAAGTTTTCTAAAAAACATACCGCCGGTGACCTTGGCCAAAATCCGGGAGGCTAATATTGTCTTTGAACCGGAAAAACTTTCTGGCGTTTGTTCAAAGCTACGTTGTTGTCTATTATATGAAATTCCGAAAACTGAGGAAAATAAGCAATGA
- a CDS encoding GWxTD domain-containing protein has translation MSELKKFFLLLLSLVLIDVAILQGRELSVDWANFKYNLSQPDTLHLSLVELYFSAPYYDFDYQVENETIVGRYHKNIYLKNLTTEQSLSETASHRIILPSFQIAEAKDLKILDVYRFIAEPGRYLLKLTLTVLPTAQKTLSYIDTLEILPYTDKLALSDITLASLITPDSGFSKFTKGGVRIIPNPGNEFGEAYGILYAYLEGYNLVADSNPYELRYRILNRHNEPIKDLPPEVITKTGSNFAHTFALNTKGLPPDQYLLEVTLKDLSTNQQVQKSKSFSIITPQKVSSVQPLPFDAKEAEEIFKMVASENEQKQYKRLTEQGKLEYLRRYWRGHNFTEIKERINYADEHYKVGRLLGRNTDRGRIYIKYGRPDEVVVHTMVEHTKPHEHWYYYEQGLQFIFVDIRGDNNFRLIYTNSDRETKPPNWEKYIDPLELEELQ, from the coding sequence ATGAGCGAGCTTAAAAAATTCTTTCTTCTCTTATTAAGTCTCGTGCTTATCGATGTAGCAATACTTCAGGGGCGTGAGTTATCAGTTGATTGGGCCAATTTTAAATACAACTTGTCCCAGCCTGACACTTTACACTTATCATTAGTCGAACTGTATTTTTCAGCTCCCTATTATGATTTTGACTATCAAGTGGAAAACGAAACTATTGTTGGGCGTTATCATAAGAATATTTATCTTAAAAACCTCACGACCGAACAGAGCCTCAGCGAAACCGCAAGCCACCGGATTATTCTGCCCTCATTTCAGATTGCCGAAGCCAAAGATCTAAAAATCTTAGATGTATATCGCTTTATCGCTGAGCCTGGCCGGTATCTTTTAAAATTAACTCTGACAGTATTGCCCACAGCCCAAAAAACCTTGAGCTACATCGACACGTTAGAGATTTTGCCCTATACTGATAAATTGGCTTTAAGTGACATTACCTTGGCATCACTGATAACCCCGGACAGCGGTTTTTCGAAATTTACCAAGGGCGGTGTACGCATCATTCCCAATCCGGGAAATGAGTTTGGTGAAGCCTATGGTATTTTGTATGCGTATCTAGAAGGGTATAATCTGGTGGCTGATAGCAATCCTTATGAACTCAGATACCGGATCCTAAATCGCCACAACGAACCGATTAAAGATCTACCACCGGAGGTTATCACCAAGACCGGTAGTAATTTTGCGCATACTTTTGCCTTAAATACCAAAGGACTGCCGCCGGACCAATATCTTCTGGAGGTAACCTTAAAAGACCTATCAACTAATCAGCAGGTCCAGAAGTCTAAAAGTTTTTCGATTATTACTCCGCAAAAAGTTAGCAGTGTTCAACCATTGCCCTTTGATGCTAAAGAAGCTGAAGAAATTTTTAAGATGGTTGCTTCCGAAAATGAACAGAAACAGTACAAGCGCCTTACTGAACAAGGAAAACTTGAGTATCTCCGCCGATATTGGCGCGGGCATAACTTTACTGAAATTAAAGAGCGCATAAACTATGCTGATGAGCACTACAAGGTTGGTCGACTCTTGGGCCGTAATACTGATCGTGGTCGAATTTATATAAAATATGGTCGACCCGATGAAGTAGTTGTTCATACCATGGTTGAGCATACTAAGCCGCACGAACACTGGTATTACTATGAACAAGGATTACAATTTATTTTTGTCGATATTCGAGGTGATAATAACTTCCGTCTCATTTACACTAATAGCGACCGCGAAACCAAACCACCCAACTGGGAAAAATATATCGATCCTTTAGAGTTAGAAGAGCTACAATAA
- a CDS encoding GWxTD domain-containing protein: MLCGFLVIITALWAQSYLDYFPAYQDTAVLRNYEYYFMPVSEALTSLKIFYDIPYGKLFFYKDSVNFTNRHTVIVRLFSKRQLLTEQLFSKSFQVPTYEQTLSYDQSHLDSVELKFYNPEAPRSNLSCQLELSDQISSRIYKVTLPIVRHAQDVYLALDKNRQINPSRIYLKSALPTETLGIRIYLPQSNAQTCSLIICSEDPKCPTIISTQLALALEKTPNVYYYNPEPAQISNLKAGNYQVVAKGYDNQGQLVFSAAKSFKIKGSVFEDDDIYKELVNRLIYIASEAELKKLKKVPPQARESTWRTFWAQFDPHGRLKLTEQEYFAKIRYCEENFSRGDRGYRSDRARIYMKYGEPDHIDRQPFEPYYYASEIWYYYSIGKKFIFLDLHGFGEYTLYAEQRI; this comes from the coding sequence ATGCTTTGTGGCTTTTTGGTGATAATAACCGCGCTATGGGCGCAGTCTTATCTTGATTATTTCCCTGCATATCAGGATACGGCAGTTTTACGAAACTACGAGTATTATTTTATGCCAGTTAGCGAAGCTCTAACAAGCTTAAAGATTTTCTACGACATTCCTTATGGTAAGCTTTTCTTTTATAAAGACAGCGTAAATTTTACCAACCGCCATACCGTTATTGTCCGGTTGTTCTCCAAACGACAATTACTGACCGAGCAACTATTTTCGAAATCGTTTCAAGTGCCGACTTACGAGCAAACCTTAAGTTATGACCAGTCGCATCTTGACAGCGTTGAGTTGAAATTCTACAACCCGGAGGCCCCGCGAAGTAATCTTAGTTGTCAGCTAGAACTTTCAGACCAGATTTCATCTCGGATATATAAGGTTACCTTGCCGATTGTGCGCCATGCCCAAGATGTGTATCTTGCTCTGGATAAAAATCGTCAAATTAATCCTTCACGGATATATCTAAAGTCAGCACTTCCGACTGAGACTTTAGGTATAAGAATTTACCTACCACAAAGCAATGCTCAAACGTGTTCGTTAATAATTTGCTCTGAAGATCCAAAGTGTCCAACAATCATTAGCACCCAATTGGCGCTGGCATTGGAGAAGACACCTAATGTGTATTATTATAATCCCGAGCCGGCGCAAATCTCGAATCTTAAAGCCGGCAATTATCAGGTTGTGGCTAAGGGATATGACAATCAAGGACAATTAGTCTTTTCGGCCGCGAAATCTTTTAAGATTAAAGGTAGTGTCTTTGAAGACGATGATATCTACAAAGAATTGGTTAATCGTTTAATTTATATTGCCTCAGAGGCTGAACTGAAAAAGCTAAAAAAAGTCCCACCCCAAGCCCGGGAATCGACCTGGCGAACTTTTTGGGCCCAATTTGATCCCCATGGTCGCTTGAAATTGACCGAGCAAGAATACTTTGCTAAAATCCGTTATTGTGAGGAAAACTTTTCCCGAGGTGACCGCGGTTATCGTTCGGATCGAGCTCGCATCTACATGAAATACGGAGAACCGGACCATATTGACCGGCAACCCTTTGAACCCTACTACTATGCCTCCGAGATCTGGTATTATTATAGCATTGGCAAGAAGTTTATTTTCTTAGACTTGCATGGATTTGGCGAATATACTTTATATGCGGAGCAACGGATATGA
- a CDS encoding clostripain-related cysteine peptidase, giving the protein MRYLAVLLVATLFYTISFGTNWTVMIYMCADNSMALQALDDILEITQASSSAEVKIILQVDQPASVGNSEAQRFLVTTTGLETLVHLGQLDMADPQTLIDFVRFCAQVYPAQNYLLILWDHGNGWPIGNYGAYQGKAVIYDESSNNWLGVADGELKSALSEIQSILRKKLSLLVFDVCLMAMVEVITEVSSNVDIMVASENTMPWDGLAYDEILTWLVNNPTATPQQLSQQIVISTSNFYARYNTTATLSAINLNKFNEALISFNTAAQILKNYAPNLQTTQIRNTVQTFAIEHDPPRAQDDYIDLLDFLTKTQAIITNYQDRKELNKIITKLHRAVIINRTTSEVVKNASGISVWFPDNYYAFKYQINEYKNLLWAKKTPWLHFLNDYFGLDDVKPAPVELKILRSVHKNNFLLGWSRAFDLSPVIYTLIRAQNTNVIFTDPANDFNNWETSGFIISNRQAYSPPYAFYSDEGNLITHYLQLKTPIALSAGGILEFYSYYVTEETYLNNCRKCDILYVEYSLDKNQFYVLDSFYGLKPYWSKHRYLLPRADSLYLRFRYQTDQTISHIGVYLDDIKISKFTSYEVINQTYYDTCFQFINHRRGNYDFYVLPQDSFGNIGYVSEALNLDITEYAEPYSIPSPFAHDCKIILDYPLGLRPTLFIYTLTGELIKEFSYQSFNAETLYWDGKNYNNCEVASGLYLVVLKCSNFKKIGKIAKVSR; this is encoded by the coding sequence GTGCGATATCTTGCAGTACTCCTCGTAGCTACATTATTTTATACCATCAGCTTTGGGACTAATTGGACTGTGATGATCTATATGTGCGCTGATAATTCCATGGCCCTTCAGGCCCTAGATGACATTTTAGAAATTACTCAGGCATCTTCAAGTGCTGAAGTAAAAATTATCTTACAAGTTGACCAGCCCGCTTCAGTAGGTAATTCTGAAGCACAAAGATTTTTAGTTACCACCACCGGGTTAGAAACCTTAGTTCATCTTGGCCAACTAGATATGGCCGATCCCCAGACTCTCATAGATTTTGTGCGATTTTGTGCTCAGGTCTATCCGGCGCAAAATTATCTCTTAATATTGTGGGACCACGGTAACGGCTGGCCAATTGGCAATTATGGCGCTTATCAGGGTAAAGCGGTAATATACGATGAAAGCTCAAATAATTGGCTTGGGGTTGCCGACGGTGAACTAAAATCGGCACTCTCAGAAATCCAAAGCATCTTACGAAAAAAACTCTCATTACTGGTCTTTGATGTCTGCCTGATGGCTATGGTCGAGGTGATAACTGAAGTTTCAAGTAATGTCGATATCATGGTTGCTTCAGAGAATACTATGCCCTGGGATGGTCTTGCGTATGATGAGATATTGACTTGGCTGGTAAATAATCCCACCGCAACACCGCAACAGCTCTCACAACAAATTGTAATCAGCACCAGTAATTTTTATGCCCGGTATAACACCACCGCAACATTATCAGCTATTAATCTAAATAAATTTAATGAAGCCTTGATAAGTTTTAATACTGCCGCCCAAATTCTTAAAAATTATGCCCCGAATCTCCAGACTACACAGATCCGCAACACCGTGCAAACTTTTGCTATTGAGCATGACCCACCTCGGGCTCAAGATGATTATATTGACTTGTTAGATTTTCTTACAAAAACCCAAGCAATTATCACTAATTATCAAGACCGAAAAGAACTTAATAAAATAATTACTAAGTTGCATCGTGCGGTAATTATAAATCGTACAACCTCGGAAGTCGTAAAGAATGCCAGTGGCATCTCAGTTTGGTTCCCAGATAATTACTATGCATTTAAGTATCAAATTAATGAATATAAAAACTTACTCTGGGCCAAAAAAACTCCATGGCTTCATTTTCTAAACGATTATTTCGGGCTGGATGATGTAAAGCCAGCGCCAGTAGAACTTAAAATATTACGCTCGGTTCATAAAAATAATTTTCTTTTAGGCTGGTCCCGAGCTTTTGATTTATCGCCAGTTATTTACACTTTAATTAGAGCTCAAAATACTAATGTCATCTTTACCGATCCAGCCAATGACTTTAATAACTGGGAGACCTCCGGATTTATAATCTCTAATCGCCAGGCCTATTCTCCACCCTATGCCTTTTATTCTGACGAAGGAAATTTAATCACCCACTATCTCCAACTCAAAACCCCAATCGCATTGTCCGCTGGCGGAATTCTAGAGTTTTATTCGTATTATGTTACCGAGGAAACTTATCTTAATAATTGCCGAAAATGTGATATCTTATATGTGGAATATTCTTTGGACAAAAACCAGTTCTATGTCTTAGATTCGTTTTACGGCCTAAAACCCTATTGGAGTAAACATCGCTATCTCTTACCAAGAGCCGACAGTCTTTATCTCAGATTCCGGTATCAGACCGATCAAACCATCTCACATATTGGAGTTTATTTGGATGATATCAAGATATCAAAGTTTACTAGCTATGAGGTTATTAATCAGACATATTATGACACTTGTTTTCAGTTTATCAACCACCGTCGGGGCAATTATGATTTTTATGTGCTGCCCCAAGACTCCTTTGGTAATATCGGCTATGTAAGCGAAGCCCTAAACTTAGATATTACTGAATATGCCGAACCCTACTCAATACCTTCACCCTTCGCACATGACTGTAAAATTATCTTAGATTACCCCTTAGGACTTCGTCCAACTCTCTTCATTTACACTCTCACCGGTGAGCTCATTAAAGAATTCAGTTATCAGTCTTTTAATGCCGAAACTCTTTACTGGGACGGGAAAAATTATAATAACTGCGAGGTCGCCTCAGGGCTCTATCTGGTCGTGCTAAAATGCTCGAATTTTAAGAAAATTGGTAAGATCGCCAAAGTCAGCCGATAG
- a CDS encoding PorV/PorQ family protein — protein MKSKKILITVSLLVILGLVGVSSSEAKIKFSKVGTTSAQFLKIGVGRATGMGDAFTAIADDASASYFNPAGLTQLSKREFFVNHIDWISDINHEYFCVALPITNIGVLALSVTALTMGDMEKLTIDDPATAIREDDSSGLYFGAMDLAFALSFARQITEKLAFGLTAKAINQSLYNLSGSAAALDFGLLYHTGFKSLRLGAAITNFGTSMTYSGIGIQFQDTTFALKPRAQYLTTPTPLPVTFRFGIAYDFLDDPINKLTFATDLLHPNDINETINFGLEYTYRKVFLVRAGYILNTDFEYAKAMKYQTGLSFGAGFMTNLTPGVSLRLDYCYRDMGWLKGSHRLGAVVQL, from the coding sequence TAAGTTCTCCAAGGTCGGCACAACCTCAGCTCAGTTCTTAAAAATCGGTGTTGGTCGGGCTACTGGTATGGGTGATGCTTTCACGGCCATAGCTGATGATGCCTCAGCCAGCTATTTTAATCCCGCCGGACTCACCCAACTTAGTAAGCGTGAGTTTTTCGTAAATCACATCGACTGGATAAGTGATATCAATCACGAGTACTTCTGCGTGGCTCTGCCCATTACCAATATCGGCGTCTTAGCTCTCTCAGTCACCGCCCTCACGATGGGTGATATGGAGAAGTTAACTATTGACGATCCGGCCACGGCAATTCGGGAAGATGACTCCTCCGGTCTCTACTTCGGGGCGATGGATTTAGCATTCGCGCTGAGCTTTGCTCGACAGATCACCGAAAAACTAGCCTTTGGTTTGACCGCTAAGGCGATTAACCAGTCGCTTTATAATCTTTCAGGCTCAGCTGCGGCTTTAGACTTTGGACTCCTCTATCATACCGGTTTTAAGAGCTTAAGACTTGGTGCTGCCATTACCAATTTTGGCACCTCAATGACCTACTCAGGAATCGGCATTCAGTTCCAGGATACAACTTTTGCCTTAAAACCCCGGGCCCAGTATCTGACAACCCCAACGCCACTGCCGGTAACATTCCGATTTGGTATTGCTTATGACTTCTTAGATGATCCAATCAATAAGTTAACCTTTGCTACCGATCTCTTACATCCCAACGATATCAACGAGACCATTAATTTTGGGCTGGAGTATACCTATCGCAAGGTGTTCTTGGTCCGAGCTGGTTATATTCTCAATACCGATTTTGAATACGCTAAGGCGATGAAGTATCAGACTGGACTTTCCTTTGGAGCTGGCTTTATGACGAATCTTACGCCAGGAGTAAGTCTACGGCTCGATTACTGCTATCGCGATATGGGTTGGCTTAAAGGCTCACATCGTTTAGGCGCCGTCGTCCAGTTGTAA